In the Ferribacterium limneticum genome, GCCAGGTCCACAATGAACTGGTCATCGCCCCGCCGGCCTCCTTCTCATCGCGAAGCAACGATGCCTTTGTCTCGTCCAAGTTCAAGGCCCGCCTGATCGACTCAAACCAATTGTCAGCCAACCACATCAAGCCGATCACCGAAAACGGCACGCTGTTCCTGATGGGCCTGATCAACGAGCGCGAAGCCAAAGTCGCCGTCGCCATCGCCCGCACCACCGACGGCGTGCGCAAGGTGGTCAATGTGCTCGAAATCATCCCGGAAGAAGAAACCCGCCGCATCGACAACGCCCTCCTCGGCGCCCGCACCCCGCCCCCGCAGGCCGCACCAGTCGAGAACCGCTAAGGCCGCCAGTCATCGCCGCACCGACGGCATCCAGAAAATCAGATATCCGGATTTTCAGGTGAACGGAGCCTGTTGATCGCCCAAGCGCGGTGCGTCCGCCGTTTACGTTGCGTCGCCATCATCGCTATTGCTCCGGCCCGATGAAGTCTTAAGCAGCATACTTGACGCGGCGGTCTTGGAAGTAACTCATGACGCGCTCAGGGTTTTGCTCCAACATCATCATGTGAGCGCTGGCTGCGTCACGTAGTTTTGCTTTGGCACGAACAGGGACACGCTTTCCCACCTCTTACTTCAGATCAGCGTTGAGGCGCTCCTCCGGATTGAACTGAGGGCTATAGCTGGGCTATTTCGTGGTCGATCCCGGTTTTCCACGCAAATTTTCAACTTCGATTTCAGCAAGGCTACGATACCAACGCGAAGGGCAAACACTTATAAACATCTTCAACGCAATCACGCCATCATCCGTTTTTCCTGCCTCAACTTCACGATAGAACCTATCCAATGCCTCCCCAAGTGCGTGATTCCATTTTGTATCTTCGCTGGCAAGCAGATAAATGAGCTCGTGGAAATTGTCCTCGTCAAATTCAGTGCTTGGTAATAAATCCGCCGAGAGAACCTGCACTAACCGTAACTCTTCTTCCGACAGCATCCGCCCTTCCGTAAGTTTCCCTTCCTTGAATTCACGAAGAAGGTGAAAAGCTAATTTAAGGTCTTGCTCAGCGTGGTGATGGTGCCGTTGGGGTCGGTGATCGACAGCGGGCGGCCGTTCGGGTCGTAGGCGGTGTATTGCGTCAGGTGGCCGAGGGCATTTCTTTTTTTTGGGATTTTTGCGGTTGACCGTGGTGAGAAGGCAATTGTTACGGTCGACCGGGAAAAATGACTGAAATCGAAGAACGTTGCTCATCCGCTAGTATCGGATGGCAGGCTTGGCCTCGTTTCATGTGGGTCAAACGGCTAAGCGTGGTGCGTCCGCCGTTTACGTTGCGTCGCCATCATCGCTAACAACTCCCCCTCGACCGCCCTTGGAGATCGATTCAACTTGGTACCA is a window encoding:
- a CDS encoding BON domain-containing protein, which gives rise to MQAPISFRATLLILALMPALNACVPALLVTGTAATMISFHDRRSTGNQADDETSEWKGSNRLPAEYRDRSHVNFTAFNRNMLVTGEVPSEEAKQAIGAMAEKIEGVRQVHNELVIAPPASFSSRSNDAFVSSKFKARLIDSNQLSANHIKPITENGTLFLMGLINEREAKVAVAIARTTDGVRKVVNVLEIIPEEETRRIDNALLGARTPPPQAAPVENR